One Cryptomeria japonica chromosome 9, Sugi_1.0, whole genome shotgun sequence genomic window carries:
- the LOC131059617 gene encoding indole-3-pyruvate monooxygenase YUCCA2 — protein MIIIYLNFDMGVIEEVTGAIIVGAGPSGIATVACLKMLGIPTILIEKEACIAHFWKNKTYDRLQLHIAKEYCELPFMPFPPSYPTFVTRKQFIQYLEDYATKFEISPRFCQTVIDANFIAGKWHVKCSGKKDDEEVEYVLVAKWLVVATGENAEPVKPSITGLEAFNGKVLHSSEYKNGHVFEGQKVLVVGCGNSGMEIALDLFNSNAKPSLAVRSSVHILPRVILGKSMFSVATILMRFFSIQAVDYLLLFYSRLRIGNTSSYGIERPSEGPLELKMKTGKTPVLDVGTLAKIRSGDIKVFPNIEQVVSTSKVRFVNNIVEEFDTIILATGYRSNVPHWLKHDGELFSENGLPKTPFPNNWKGNNGLYAAGLSKRGLLGCSTDAKLIAQDIKDIYDKDVTK, from the exons ATGATAATTATCTACTTAAATTTTGACATGGGTGTGATAGAAGAGGTGACTGGAGCAATCATTGTAGGTGCTGGCCCATCTGGCATAGCTACTGTAGCATGCTTGAAAATGTTAGGAATACCCACTATTCTGATTGAGAAAGAAGCCTGCATAGCCCACTTCTGGAAAAACAAAACATATGACAGGCTTCAACTTCACATAGCTAAAGAATACTGTGAGCTGCCATTCATGCCATTTCCTCCCTCATATCCCACATTTGTTACAAGAAAACAGTTCATACAGTACCTTGAAGACTATGCCACCAAGTTTGAGATCAGCCCAAGATTCTGCCAGACTGTGATTGATGCCAACTTCATTGCAGGAAAATGGCATGTTAAATGTAGTggcaagaaagatgatgaagaagtggAATATGTACTTGTAGCAAAATGGCTGGTAGTTGCAACTGGGGAAAATGCAGAGCCTGTGAAGCCTTCCATTACAGGCCTTGAGGCCTTCAATGGGAAAGTCCTCCATTCTAGTGAGTATAAGAATGGTCATGTGTTTGAAGGCCAAAAGGTTTTGGTCGTTGGATGTGGAAACTCAGGCATGGAAATTGCTTTGGATCTTTTCAATTCCAATGCCAAGCCTTCTCTTGCAGTGCGCAGCTCT GTACATATTTTACCACGAGTCATATTGGGTAAATCTATGTTTAGCGTGGCAACTATATTAATGAGGTTCTTTTCAATTCAAGCCGTTGATTATTTGCTATTATTTTATAGTAGATTGAGGATTGGAAATACTAGTTCATATGGCATAGAAAGGCCAAGTGAAGGTCCACTAGAGTTGAAGATGAAAACAGGCAAGACCCCTGTTTTAGATGTTGGGACCTTGGCAAAGATTCGTAGTGGAGATATTAAG GTTTTTCCTAATATTGAACAGGTCGTTTCTACTTCTAAGGTACGGTTTGTGAATAATATTGTTGAAGAATTCGACACAATAATCCTTGCAACTGGCTATAGAAGTAATGTTCCTCACTGGTTAAAG CATGATGGCGAGCTTTTTTCAGAaaatggattacctaagacaccaTTTCCTAATAATTGGAAGGGAAATAATGGATTGTATGCCGCCGGACTATCTAAGAGAGGTTTACTTGGATGTTCAACAGATGCCAAGCTCATTGCTCAAGATATAAAGGATATCTATGATAAGGATGTCACAAAATAG